The Methanoculleus marisnigri JR1 genome window below encodes:
- a CDS encoding DUF5671 domain-containing protein, with amino-acid sequence MEPEEGLTAWRVYLYAVSFIALIVAILGAVNLIAVAIEVFVYPPPQPYPVSQYYPELPGSVAQVAVGLIVWGYHWMLLKKEH; translated from the coding sequence ATGGAACCGGAGGAAGGCCTCACGGCATGGAGGGTCTACCTCTACGCCGTCTCGTTCATCGCGCTCATCGTCGCGATCCTGGGTGCCGTGAACCTCATCGCCGTCGCAATCGAGGTCTTCGTCTACCCGCCGCCCCAGCCCTACCCGGTGTCGCAGTACTACCCCGAACTTCCCGGGAGCGTGGCGCAGGTCGCGGTGGGGCTCATTGTCTGGGGGTATCACTGGATGCTGCTCAAAAAAGAGCACTGA